The following proteins are encoded in a genomic region of Doryrhamphus excisus isolate RoL2022-K1 chromosome 6, RoL_Dexc_1.0, whole genome shotgun sequence:
- the dusp6 gene encoding dual specificity protein phosphatase 6: MLDKFKPVAHIESVMAISKTVSWLREQLDARRDCLLVMDCRSQELYESSHVHSAINVAIPSLMLRRLKKGNLPVRALLSDGPDRERFVRRCKSATIVLYDEYSRDWNENVDGGSVLGLLLRRMKDEGYKAYYLEGGFSKFQSDFPNLCETNLDGSSNSSPPAAQVLGLGGLRISSDSSDIESDVDPSSATDLDGSPLSNQQPSFPVEILPHLYLGCAKDSTNLDVLEEYGIKYILNVTPNLPNLFENAGEFKYKQIPISDHWSQNLSQFFPEAIGFIDEARGQKCGILVHCLAGISRSVTVTVAYLMQKLNLSMNDAYDIVKMKKSNISPNFNFMGQLLDFERTLGLKSPCDNRMAAPSQPLYFTTPTNHNVFQLDPLEST; the protein is encoded by the exons ATGCTGGACAAGTTCAAGCCCGTGGCCCACATCGAGTCGGTAATGGCGATCAGCAAGACAGTAAGTTGGCTCCGGGAGCAGCTGGATGCTCGCAGGGACTGTCTGCTGGTGATGGACTGCCGCAGCCAGGAGCTGTACGAGTCGTCGCACGTCCACAGTGCCATCAACGTGGCCATCCCCAGCCTCATGCTGCGCCGCCTCAAGAAGGGCAACCTGCCCGTTAGAGCTCTCCTCTCCGACGGCCCGGATCGGGAGAGGTTTGTTCGCCGCTGCAAGAGTGCCACCATCGTCCTCTACGACGAGTACAGTCGAGACTGGAACGAGAACGTGGACGGAGGCTCCGTGCTGGGGCTGCTACTCCGCAGGATGAAGGACGAGGGCTACAAGGCCTACTACCTGGAGG GTGGCTTCAGTAAATTCCAATCCGACTTTCCCAACCTGTGCGAAACCAACTTGGACGGCTCATCTAACAGCAGCCCCCCCGCGGCACAGGTGCTGGGACTGGGCGGGCTTCGAATCAGCTCGGACTCATCAGACATTGAGTCCGACGTAGACCCGAGCAGCGCCACCGACTTGGACGGAAGCCCGCTGTCCAACCAGCAGCCGTCCTTCCCCGTGGAGATCCTGCCTCATCTCTACCTGGGTTGCGCCAAGGACTCCACCAACCTGGACGTTCTAGAGGAGTACGGCATCAAGTACATCCTCAACGTGACCCCTAACCTGCCCAACCTCTTTGAAAACGCCGGGGAGTTCAAGTACAAGCAGATTCCCATCTCGGACCATTGGAGCCAGAACCTGTCACAGTTCTTCCCGGAGGCCATAGGCTTCATCG ACGAAGCTCGGGGTCAAAAGTGCGGGATCCTGGTCCACTGCCTGGCAGGCATTAGCCGCTCTGTGACGGTGACGGTGGCCTACCTGATGCAGAAGCTCAACCTGTCCATGAACGACGCCTACGACATTGTCAAGATGAAGAAATCCAACATCTCACCCAACTTCAACTTCATGGGCCAGCTGTTGGACTTTGAGCGCACGCTGGGCCTGAAGAGCCCCTGCGACAACCGCATGGCCGCTCCCAGCCAGCCACTGTACTTTACCACCCCCACCAACCACAATGTCTTCCAGCTGGACCCCTTGGAGTCCACGTGA